The Arthrobacter sp. D5-1 genome segment CCGCCGGCAAAGCCAGCCTTTACCTGGTAGCGGGCCTTCGTACCCTTGGTACCGCGACCAGCGGTCTTACCCTTGGAGCCTTCACCACGACCAACACGGGTCTTGGCGGTCTTGGCACCCGGGGCGGGACGCAGGTGGTGGACCTTCAGAGCGTTCTGCTTCTCAGCAGTCTCTGCGGCGGTCTTGTTCTCTGCCATTACTTCGCCTCCTCTACATTCACGAGGTGCGGAACCGTGTTCAGCATTCCAACGGTCACGGCATCAGCGGAGCGGACAACAGTGTGTCCGATGCGCTTGAGGCCGAGGGACCGAAGGGTGGCGATCTGGTTCTGCTTGGCGCCAATGACGCCCTTGATCTGGGTGATTTCCAACTTGGCGTCGGAGGAAGTCAGGTTCTTAGCCATGACTAAACACCTGCCTTCTGG includes the following:
- the rpmD gene encoding 50S ribosomal protein L30, which encodes MAKNLTSSDAKLEITQIKGVIGAKQNQIATLRSLGLKRIGHTVVRSADAVTVGMLNTVPHLVNVEEAK